The following are encoded in a window of Fusarium oxysporum f. sp. lycopersici 4287 chromosome 5, whole genome shotgun sequence genomic DNA:
- a CDS encoding hypothetical protein (At least one base has a quality score < 10), with product MSPDLESIFAELGLSQYLGAFVEQGFDEWDIILDIQESDLDALGVKLGHRRKLQRRIANARGISPSVSLVTSVRPTSEDAKSDSVQPEPTRTELPPEGQGVAKRKYRRHPKPDENAPERPPSAYVLFSNKMREDLKSQNLTFTEIAKLVGENWQNLNASEKEAYESQANADKEKYHRDLMEYKKTADYRKYMQYLHEFKEKQAKRTQADVSKRTKLDPVRLRHSSSSSSTMTPGGNTSSGSGSERLQGSEPPPCRRERLNSIASIAESQHSSTTPTLLSQANSNDETMSSPQAAHFDAGSPREPHYQAPKRQQSWREGGPGVEVSHQHLPSLSNMLEDGRKGMQVPSGSEGNPYSSGFVAANHPRSVPEVPNVLPSAPPKPPLLRHEPSSSSSIGSVSPAAGFARSPGEGPLPIHALLSHHQTLPTPVVAANAAMFERGSPVSGLGTGTTTPSPTDPVPLVRPYFGHGVVPRGYGSQPLPPTGPPARNDEYVADSDVPMTPAPDLVAPIEDRSFKTRLDGMSVLLRAGELVEKHERDERR from the exons ATGTCTCCCGATCTTGAGTCAATTTTTGCCGAGTTGGGATTGTCCCAGTATCTTGGTGCATTCGTTGAGCAAGGTTTCGACGAGTGGGATATCATTCTTGACATCCAGGAGTCAGATCT AGATGCACTGGGTGTCAAACTAGGCCACCGGAGG AAGCTCCAGAGAAGGATAGCTAATGCCCGAGGCATTTCCCCATCGGTGTCATTGGTGACTTCTGTCAGACCAACCAGTGAGGATGCAAAATCGGATAGTGTGCAACCTGAGCCCACTCGGACGGAACTACCGCCCGAAGGACAAGGTGTTGCCAAGCGGAAGTATCGGCGTCACCCTAAG CCTGACGAGAATGCCCCTGAGAGACCTCCGTCAGCATATGTATTGTTTTCCAACA AAATGAGGGAAGACTTAAAAAGCCAAAATCTCACGTTCACAGAAATTGCAAAACTCGTCGGAGAGAATTGGCAAAACCTGAATGCAAGCGAAAAGGAGGCATACGAAAGCCAAGCAAATGCCGATAAGGAGAAGTACCACCGTGACTTGATGGAATACAAGAAAACGGCCGACTATCGGAAGTATATGCAATATCTCCACGAGTTCAAGGAAAAGCAGGCCAAACGTACTCAAG CCGATGTCTCTAAGAGGACAAAACTGGATCCCGTTCGGTTACgacacagcagcagcagcagcagcaccatGACACCGGGGGGCAACACTTCGAGCGGCAGTGGTAGCGAGAGGTTACAGGGTAGTGAGCCACCACCTTGTCGGCGAGAAAGGTTGAATTCGATTGCATCGATAGCTGAATCGCAGCATTCATCGACCACGCCAACTCTTTTATCCCAGGCTAACTCGAACGACGAGACCATGTCATCACCCCAGGCCGCCCACTTCGATGCTGGAAGTCCACGGGAACCCCATTACCAAGCTCCCAAGCGCCAGCAGTCCTGGCGAGAAGGAGGTCCGGGGGTAGAAGTTTCACATCAACATCTACCATCGTTGTCCAACATGCTCGAAGATGGCAGGAAAGGGATGCAAGTCCCATCCGGGTCGGAAGGGAATCCTTATTCGAGTGGTTTTGTTGCCGCGAACCACCCTAGGTCGGTACCCGAAGTCCCCAACGTGCTTCCATCGGCGCCGCCCAAGCCCCCTCTCCTCCGACACGAGCCGTCTTCCAGCAGCAGTATTGGTTCAGTGAGTCCAGCAGCGGGCTTTGCACGGAGTCCCGGCGAAGGACCACTCCCAATCCACGCTCTCCTTTCCCATCATCAGACGCTGCCGACACCAGTTGTTGCCGCCAACGCGGCCATGTTCGAACGGGGTTCTCCTGTTTCCGGATTGGGTACTGGTACGACGACTCCAAGCCCAACAGACCCTGTGCCACTCGTAAGGCCATATTTCGGCCACGGCGTTGTGCCCAGGGGATATG GCTCTCAACCATTGCCACCCACTGGCCCTCCAGCCAGGAATGACGAATATGTGGCGGACAGCGATGTGCCAATGACGCCGGCACCTGATCTGGTCGCCCCAATCGAGGATCGCTCCTTCAAGACTCGCCTCGATGGCATGAGCGTCTTGCTAAGAGCTGGTGAGCTTGTCGAAAAACACGAACGAGACgaacgacgatga
- a CDS encoding hypothetical protein (At least one base has a quality score < 10): MAPSDTNNRATKPPASGSSSGDADLAQAYRDLARGEQAATALENNLSNLESRLDAILAALEARETPQMPATAAKANSSPGAADKDQKGRSLDGANGDAEKIEKDAT; encoded by the exons ATGGCCCCATCTGACACAAACAACCGAGCCACAAAGCCTCCGGCCTCGGGTTCAAGTTCGGGGGATGCCGATTTGGCCCAG GCCTACCGAGACCTTGCTAG AGGCGAGCAAGCGGCCACAGCCCTTGAGAATAATCTTTCAAACCTTGAGAGCAGACTCGATGCCATCCTCGCTGCTTTAGAAGCCAGAGAAACCCCACAGATGCCCGCCACCGCAGCTAAGGCCAACAGCTCCCCGGGAGCTGCAGACAAAGATCAGAAGGGCAGATCACTGGACGGTGCTAATGGCGACGCAGAAAAGATTGAAAAGGATGCAACCTAA